A window from Streptomyces sp. NBC_00271 encodes these proteins:
- a CDS encoding ABC transporter ATP-binding protein, translating into MDASSSPPLTAQSTAVELVGITKRFPGVVANHDIHLTVRKGTVHALVGENGAGKSTLMKILYGMQKPDEGTIAVDGEQVGFSSPADAIVRGIGMVHQHFMLADNLTVLENVVLGSEKLYGIGGGARKKIKEISDRYGLNVRPDVLVESLGVAERQRIEILKVLYRGARILILDEPTAVLVPQEVDALFDNLRELKSEGLAVIFISHKLGEVLSVADEITVIRRGTTVGTAVPAETTPRQLAEMMVGSELPTPETAESTVTDKAVLTVKNLTVYASGGASLGEVGAQPETATPGSAGATAGADVLTEATAPGAAKRILDDVTFTIHAGEVMGIAGVEGNGQTELIDALIGLKAADSGAITFLGDEITGWATRKRREKGIGYIPEDRHRHGLLLESPLWENRILGHVTEAPNAKGFWLDIKGAQEDTRRIVKEYDVRTPGIDVTAASLSGGNQQKLIVGREMSHKPRFLIAAHPTRGVDVGAQAAIWDQIREARREGLAVLLISADLDELIGLSDTLRVIYNGRLVADADPATITPEELGSAMTGAASGHLEHVAESAAPEDEAR; encoded by the coding sequence ATCGACGCGTCCAGCAGCCCTCCGCTCACCGCGCAGTCGACCGCGGTCGAGCTGGTGGGGATCACCAAGCGCTTCCCGGGTGTGGTGGCCAACCACGACATCCACCTGACGGTCCGCAAGGGCACGGTCCACGCCCTCGTCGGCGAGAACGGTGCCGGCAAGTCGACGCTGATGAAGATCCTCTACGGCATGCAGAAGCCGGACGAGGGCACCATCGCCGTCGACGGTGAGCAGGTCGGCTTCTCGTCGCCCGCCGACGCCATCGTGCGCGGCATCGGCATGGTCCACCAGCACTTCATGCTCGCCGACAACCTCACCGTCCTGGAGAACGTCGTCCTGGGCAGCGAGAAGCTGTACGGCATCGGTGGCGGCGCCCGTAAGAAGATCAAGGAGATCTCCGACCGGTACGGGCTGAACGTACGCCCGGACGTCCTGGTCGAGAGCCTCGGTGTCGCCGAGCGCCAGCGGATCGAGATCCTCAAGGTCCTCTACCGCGGCGCTCGCATCCTGATCCTGGACGAGCCCACCGCCGTACTGGTGCCGCAGGAGGTGGACGCGCTCTTCGACAACCTGCGCGAGCTCAAGTCCGAGGGCCTGGCCGTCATCTTCATCTCGCACAAGCTGGGCGAGGTTCTGTCGGTCGCCGACGAGATCACGGTCATCCGGCGCGGTACGACGGTCGGCACGGCCGTCCCCGCCGAGACGACCCCCCGCCAGCTCGCCGAGATGATGGTCGGCAGCGAGCTGCCCACTCCGGAGACCGCCGAGTCCACGGTCACCGACAAGGCCGTGCTCACCGTCAAGAACCTCACTGTCTACGCCAGCGGCGGCGCCTCCCTCGGCGAGGTCGGCGCGCAGCCCGAGACCGCGACCCCCGGCTCGGCCGGTGCGACGGCGGGCGCCGACGTGCTCACCGAGGCCACCGCCCCCGGCGCCGCCAAACGCATCCTCGACGACGTCACCTTCACCATCCACGCGGGTGAGGTGATGGGCATCGCCGGTGTCGAGGGCAACGGTCAGACCGAGCTCATCGACGCGCTGATCGGCCTCAAGGCGGCGGACTCGGGAGCCATCACCTTCCTCGGCGACGAGATCACGGGGTGGGCCACCCGCAAGCGCCGTGAGAAGGGCATCGGGTACATCCCCGAGGACCGGCACCGCCACGGCCTGCTGCTGGAGTCCCCGCTCTGGGAGAACCGCATCCTCGGCCATGTCACCGAGGCCCCCAACGCGAAGGGCTTCTGGCTCGACATCAAGGGCGCCCAGGAGGACACCAGGCGGATCGTCAAGGAGTACGACGTCCGCACCCCCGGCATCGACGTCACCGCCGCCTCGCTCTCCGGCGGCAACCAGCAGAAGCTGATCGTCGGCCGCGAGATGAGCCACAAGCCGCGCTTCCTGATCGCCGCCCACCCCACCCGCGGTGTGGACGTCGGCGCGCAGGCCGCGATCTGGGACCAGATCCGCGAGGCCCGCCGCGAGGGCCTGGCCGTGCTGCTGATCTCGGCCGACCTGGACGAGCTGATCGGTCTGTCGGACACCCTGCGGGTGATCTACAACGGCAGGCTCGTGGCGGACGCCGACCCGGCGACCATCACCCCGGAGGAACTCGGCTCGGCCATGACCGGCGCCGCCTCCGGACACCTGGAGCACGTAGCGGAAAGCGCCGCCCCGGAGGACGAGGCCCGATGA
- a CDS encoding BMP family lipoprotein: protein MRRVSRITVAGVATATLAVALSACGGTSSDATSSSSSGGKTKGLALAYDVGGKGDQSFNDAATVGMTKADKEFGYTSQAVEPTDGESDADKVQRLEQLAKQGFNPVIGVGFAYAPAVKEVAAKYPKITFGIIDDEQDKAANIADLVFHEEQASYLAGVAAAKTTKSNTVGFIGGVDVPLIHKFEAGFKQGVEDTKKGVKVKSQYLTETAAEGGFSSPDKGASAAQGQIDAGADVVYAAAGLSGQGVIQTASKDKVWAIGVDSDQYKQDALAKYKDAILTSAMKDVAGAVYNLAKSVHDGKPETGVVRASLATGGVSLADSNPVFKNNADLQAALKKAEAGIKDGSITVKTS from the coding sequence ATGCGCCGGGTGTCCCGAATCACAGTTGCGGGCGTTGCGACCGCTACCCTCGCCGTTGCTCTCTCCGCCTGTGGCGGAACGTCCAGCGACGCCACCAGCTCCAGCTCCAGCGGCGGCAAGACCAAGGGTCTCGCCCTCGCGTACGACGTCGGCGGCAAGGGCGACCAGTCCTTCAATGATGCCGCCACCGTGGGCATGACGAAGGCCGACAAGGAGTTCGGCTACACCTCGCAGGCCGTCGAGCCGACCGACGGTGAGTCGGACGCCGACAAGGTGCAGCGCCTCGAGCAGCTCGCCAAGCAGGGCTTCAACCCGGTGATCGGCGTCGGCTTCGCCTACGCGCCGGCCGTCAAGGAGGTCGCGGCGAAGTACCCGAAGATCACCTTCGGCATCATCGACGACGAGCAGGACAAGGCGGCCAACATCGCCGACCTGGTCTTCCACGAGGAGCAGGCTTCCTACCTCGCCGGTGTCGCCGCCGCCAAGACCACCAAGTCGAACACCGTCGGCTTCATCGGCGGTGTGGACGTCCCGCTGATCCACAAGTTCGAGGCGGGCTTCAAGCAGGGCGTCGAGGACACCAAGAAGGGCGTCAAGGTCAAGTCGCAGTACCTGACCGAGACTGCCGCCGAGGGTGGCTTCTCCAGCCCGGACAAGGGTGCGAGCGCCGCGCAGGGCCAGATCGACGCGGGCGCCGACGTCGTCTACGCCGCCGCGGGTCTGTCCGGGCAGGGCGTCATCCAGACCGCGTCCAAGGACAAGGTCTGGGCGATCGGCGTGGACTCCGACCAGTACAAGCAGGACGCGCTGGCGAAGTACAAGGACGCCATCCTGACCTCGGCCATGAAGGACGTCGCCGGGGCCGTGTACAACCTCGCGAAGTCGGTCCACGACGGCAAGCCCGAGACCGGCGTCGTCCGCGCCAGCCTCGCCACCGGCGGTGTCAGCCTCGCCGACTCGAACCCGGTGTTCAAGAACAACGCCGACCTGCAGGCCGCGCTGAAGAAGGCCGAGGCGGGCATCAAGGACGGCTCGATCACGGTCAAGACCTCCTGA
- a CDS encoding ABC transporter permease, with protein MKKFDKERVLLAVAGPVIALVAAVALTSIVLLASGKSPFEPYSLMLEQATYSDIQVLILNQASMYYIAALAVAIGFRMNLFNIGVDGQYRLAAMMTAVVGAHLAFPSFLQIPVLMLVAMLTGAMWAGIAGVLKVTRGVSEVVATIMLNAIATSVIGYLTLSDKFGVQLGNNMTTGVMKKSGWFPGINLGSDVGEIYGLVFLAILMGVLYWLVLNRTRFGFDLRATGASETAAAASGVDAKKMVLTAMLISGAVAGLSGLPLLLGDAHTYSLTFPTGLGFTAITIALLGRNSPVGIAFASLLIAFLDKASPALDYATPVAYEKEIATIMQGLIVFAVVISYEAVRVWGLRRQQKQVGEELAAAAANNNSPKEVAAR; from the coding sequence ATGAAGAAGTTCGACAAGGAGCGCGTGCTCCTCGCGGTGGCCGGCCCGGTCATCGCGCTCGTCGCGGCGGTCGCCCTGACGTCGATCGTGCTGCTCGCCTCGGGCAAGAGCCCGTTCGAGCCGTACTCCCTGATGCTGGAGCAGGCCACCTACTCCGACATCCAGGTCCTGATCCTCAACCAGGCGTCGATGTACTACATCGCCGCGCTGGCGGTGGCCATCGGCTTCCGGATGAACCTGTTCAACATCGGTGTCGACGGCCAGTACCGCCTCGCCGCGATGATGACCGCGGTGGTCGGCGCGCACCTCGCGTTCCCGTCCTTCCTGCAGATCCCCGTGCTGATGCTGGTCGCCATGCTCACCGGCGCCATGTGGGCCGGTATCGCGGGCGTCCTCAAGGTCACCCGGGGTGTCAGCGAGGTCGTCGCGACGATCATGCTGAACGCGATCGCCACCAGCGTCATCGGCTACCTCACCCTCTCCGACAAGTTCGGTGTGCAGCTCGGCAACAACATGACCACCGGCGTCATGAAGAAGTCCGGCTGGTTCCCCGGCATCAACCTCGGCTCGGACGTCGGCGAGATCTACGGCCTCGTCTTCCTCGCGATCCTCATGGGCGTCCTGTACTGGCTCGTCCTCAACCGCACCCGCTTCGGCTTCGACCTGCGCGCCACCGGCGCCTCCGAGACCGCCGCTGCGGCCTCCGGCGTCGACGCCAAGAAGATGGTGCTCACCGCGATGCTGATCTCCGGCGCGGTCGCGGGCCTGTCCGGTCTGCCGCTGCTGCTCGGCGACGCCCACACCTACAGCCTGACCTTCCCGACGGGACTGGGCTTCACCGCCATCACCATCGCCCTGCTCGGCCGCAACAGCCCCGTCGGCATCGCCTTCGCCTCCCTCCTGATCGCCTTCCTCGACAAGGCGTCCCCCGCTCTCGACTACGCGACCCCGGTGGCGTACGAGAAGGAGATCGCCACGATCATGCAGGGCCTGATCGTCTTCGCGGTCGTCATCTCCTACGAGGCCGTACGCGTCTGGGGCCTGCGCCGCCAGCAGAAGCAGGTCGGTGAGGAACTGGCCGCGGCCGCCGCCAACAACAACTCCCCGAAGGAGGTGGCTGCCCGATGA